A window of Aerococcus urinae contains these coding sequences:
- the adhE gene encoding bifunctional acetaldehyde-CoA/alcohol dehydrogenase, translated as MAKGKEQKVDIPQFIDETVAKAKQALEDFMALDQEQIDHIVTKASIAALDQHGVLAKHAVEDTGRGVFEDKATKNLFACEHVTNHMRHLKTVGIIDRDEAKGLTYIAEPVGVICGIVPTTNPTSTAIFKSLISLKTRNPIVFSFHPQALESSIHAAKVVRDAAIAAGAPENCIQWIDPKHASMEATNLLMNHPDVATILATGGSAMVKAAYSCGKPALGVGPGNVPAYVEKTANLKQAVNDIVMSKAFDNGMVCASEQAAIVDQEIYPAFIKEMKSYHVYFVNQKEKALLEEFCFGAKANSEAVDQAKLNADIVGKSAVWIAKEAGFEVPEETVILAAEVPEVGPAQPLTREKLSPVLAILKAETTEDGMAKAEAMVEFNGLGHSAAIHTNNRDLEIEYAKRVKVARVIVNAPSTFGGIGDVYNYFIPSLTLGCGSYGHNSVAGNVGPLDLINIKRVGERQNNMQWFKVPRVYFEKNSIKYLQELDHVERVSIISDKGIAKLGFVQKVIDQLQQRQNKVVYDVFDNIEPDPDISTVQAGADAIRAFQPDTIIAIGGGSVMDSAKIMWLFYERPDVDFRDLVQKFMDIRKRAFRFPALGEKAQLVAIPTTSGTGSEVTPFAVISDKKNNKKYPLADYALLPKVAIVDSSFVEKVPSRVTAATGMDVLTHAIEAYVSIFASDYTDGLSLQVIKIVFDYLEKSVKDFDPLAREKMHNAATMAGMAFGNAFLGIVHSMSHKIGGVFHTVHGENNAILLPYVIRYNGEKPGKLSTWPKYNYYKAGERYQDIARMLGLKANTVDEAVASLAQACYELGEKVGLPMSYQAQGLDKKEWEKALEQLAYDAYEDQCTPLNPRLPLVPDMMAMMRAAYQGYGKAPEPIKNK; from the coding sequence ATGGCTAAAGGAAAAGAACAAAAAGTAGATATTCCACAATTTATCGATGAGACAGTGGCTAAGGCTAAACAGGCCTTAGAAGATTTTATGGCCTTAGACCAAGAGCAAATCGACCATATTGTTACTAAGGCATCGATTGCAGCTCTAGACCAACATGGGGTTTTAGCTAAACATGCCGTTGAAGATACTGGACGTGGTGTCTTTGAAGATAAGGCCACCAAGAATTTATTTGCTTGTGAACATGTGACCAACCACATGCGTCACTTGAAAACAGTAGGCATTATCGACCGTGATGAAGCCAAGGGATTAACCTATATTGCTGAACCTGTCGGGGTAATTTGTGGGATTGTTCCTACTACCAACCCAACATCGACAGCAATCTTTAAGTCCTTGATTTCCTTGAAGACCCGTAACCCGATTGTCTTCTCCTTCCACCCCCAAGCCCTGGAATCTTCTATCCATGCGGCCAAAGTAGTGCGTGACGCGGCCATTGCGGCAGGGGCACCTGAAAACTGTATCCAATGGATCGATCCAAAACATGCGTCGATGGAAGCCACCAATTTACTGATGAACCACCCTGATGTCGCTACTATTTTAGCCACTGGGGGATCTGCCATGGTTAAGGCTGCTTATTCTTGTGGGAAACCTGCTTTGGGTGTGGGACCAGGGAATGTGCCTGCTTATGTTGAAAAAACGGCCAACCTCAAGCAAGCTGTGAATGATATTGTCATGAGTAAGGCCTTCGATAATGGGATGGTCTGTGCTTCAGAACAAGCTGCCATTGTTGACCAAGAAATTTACCCTGCCTTCATTAAAGAAATGAAGTCCTACCATGTTTACTTTGTCAACCAAAAGGAAAAAGCCCTCTTAGAAGAATTCTGCTTTGGAGCTAAAGCCAATAGTGAGGCGGTTGACCAAGCCAAACTCAATGCCGATATTGTCGGGAAATCAGCGGTTTGGATTGCTAAAGAAGCTGGCTTTGAAGTGCCAGAAGAAACTGTCATCCTAGCAGCAGAAGTTCCTGAAGTGGGTCCTGCCCAACCGCTAACCCGGGAAAAATTATCTCCAGTCCTTGCCATCTTAAAGGCTGAAACAACCGAAGATGGGATGGCTAAGGCCGAAGCTATGGTGGAATTCAACGGTTTAGGCCACTCCGCCGCCATCCATACCAATAACCGCGACTTAGAAATCGAATACGCCAAACGGGTGAAAGTGGCCCGGGTCATTGTCAATGCGCCTTCAACCTTTGGAGGGATTGGGGATGTTTATAACTACTTTATTCCTTCCTTAACCCTAGGCTGTGGGTCTTATGGACATAACTCCGTAGCTGGTAACGTGGGACCTTTAGATTTGATTAATATTAAACGAGTAGGGGAGCGGCAAAATAACATGCAATGGTTTAAAGTCCCTCGGGTTTACTTCGAAAAGAATTCCATTAAATACTTACAAGAATTAGACCATGTGGAACGGGTATCGATTATTTCTGATAAAGGCATTGCCAAACTCGGCTTTGTCCAAAAAGTCATTGATCAACTCCAACAACGGCAAAATAAGGTGGTCTATGATGTCTTCGATAACATTGAACCGGACCCAGATATTTCTACAGTTCAAGCGGGTGCTGATGCCATTCGCGCCTTCCAACCGGACACCATTATTGCTATTGGTGGGGGATCAGTTATGGACTCCGCTAAGATCATGTGGCTCTTCTATGAACGTCCTGACGTTGACTTCCGCGACCTGGTTCAAAAATTTATGGACATTAGAAAACGGGCCTTCCGTTTCCCAGCCCTCGGTGAAAAAGCCCAATTAGTGGCCATTCCAACCACCTCAGGGACCGGTTCCGAAGTGACACCTTTTGCGGTCATTTCAGATAAGAAGAACAATAAGAAGTACCCTCTTGCTGACTACGCCCTCTTACCTAAGGTGGCTATTGTGGATTCCAGCTTTGTCGAAAAGGTGCCAAGTCGGGTGACTGCCGCTACCGGGATGGATGTCTTAACCCACGCTATTGAGGCTTATGTATCTATCTTTGCCTCAGACTATACCGATGGACTCTCTCTTCAAGTTATTAAGATTGTCTTTGACTACTTAGAAAAATCAGTCAAAGACTTTGACCCGCTAGCTAGAGAGAAGATGCATAATGCAGCTACCATGGCGGGGATGGCTTTCGGAAATGCCTTCTTGGGAATTGTTCACTCTATGTCCCACAAGATCGGTGGGGTCTTCCATACCGTTCACGGGGAAAACAACGCTATCCTACTCCCTTATGTGATCCGCTACAACGGGGAAAAACCAGGCAAGCTTTCTACCTGGCCAAAATACAACTACTACAAGGCGGGCGAACGTTACCAAGACATTGCCCGTATGCTAGGCTTAAAGGCTAATACTGTCGATGAAGCGGTTGCTTCCCTGGCTCAAGCCTGCTATGAACTCGGTGAAAAAGTCGGTCTGCCAATGAGCTACCAAGCCCAAGGCCTTGACAAGAAAGAATGGGAAAAGGCCTTAGAACAACTCGCTTACGATGCTTATGAAGACCAATGTACCCCATTAAACCCTCGTCTGCCATTAGTTCCTGATATGATGGCTATGATGCGGGCGGCTTACCAAGGTTATGGTAAGGCTCCAGAACCCATTAAGAATAAGTAA
- the pgeF gene encoding peptidoglycan editing factor PgeF, which translates to MSIHYYHNDPHLQMGITLRDPDLPEAGNMGIHSYQDLDAVLANRRAFFQATYARPDHFVQAHQSHSKRAVEVSLADGGKGALSNDTAIPQTDALYSFDDDLMLGIFTADCVPILFYDQKTPLIGVIHSGWRGTVQNITQVTFEQIFADHPEVQAETIQVQIGPSLSQKHFEVDEDVYLQFKDLKGSEGNISYQETTGKWHIDNQAVVRNQCHSLGIRPENIQVDPMDTYTSPQGFSYRQNQTKGRHMGFIWQKHRLN; encoded by the coding sequence ATGTCTATTCACTACTATCACAATGACCCCCACTTACAAATGGGGATCACCCTAAGAGACCCCGACCTGCCTGAAGCGGGCAATATGGGGATCCATTCCTATCAGGACTTGGATGCGGTCTTAGCTAACCGCCGGGCTTTTTTCCAAGCGACCTATGCGAGGCCCGACCACTTTGTCCAAGCCCATCAAAGTCATTCCAAACGGGCAGTAGAAGTTAGCCTAGCTGACGGAGGCAAGGGTGCCCTAAGCAATGACACAGCCATCCCCCAAACCGACGCCCTCTACAGCTTTGATGATGACCTGATGTTAGGAATTTTCACGGCTGACTGCGTCCCTATTCTCTTCTACGACCAAAAGACTCCCCTGATCGGCGTCATCCATTCCGGTTGGCGGGGCACGGTCCAAAACATTACCCAAGTGACCTTTGAGCAAATCTTTGCCGACCATCCTGAAGTCCAAGCGGAAACTATCCAGGTCCAAATTGGTCCATCCCTATCCCAAAAACACTTTGAAGTCGATGAGGATGTTTATCTCCAATTCAAGGACTTAAAGGGCTCAGAGGGAAATATCTCCTACCAAGAGACTACCGGTAAGTGGCACATTGATAACCAAGCCGTGGTCAGAAATCAATGTCACAGTCTAGGTATCCGTCCCGAAAATATCCAAGTCGACCCCATGGATACCTATACCAGTCCCCAAGGCTTCTCCTACCGCCAAAACCAAACTAAGGGCCGCCACATGGGCTTCATCTGGCAAAAGCACCGTTTGAATTAA
- a CDS encoding insulinase family protein produces the protein MNKENHGFVESEKIVSKEQGAVIHQFRHSASGGQVIWIENDDPHRAFGIGFLTPAKDSTGVAHIVEHTVLSGSRKYPVKDPFMYMLKSSMNTFLNAMTYKDMTLFPISSMNETDFENLMSIYLDAVFFPRMYEEENIFRQEGYHKELHHPEDPITITGVVYNEMRGVYSDPDAEVCQQIDANFHPKTSVAYESGGYPYDIPKLSYQDFLAFHKKHYRPDNALVVVYGDVDIYRVLGQIDGEYFAHFQAGDDPIQLDLADLPEGDQRMTLYFDADGKQEEEGLAYLSYNIPFSKNQTVEDGFLYGIIMNALANGESSPLHKALVEGGYCQDVSVYSSGTYYNDFSLVLEKVNPDQVDTIIEVIERTLKKIADQGLDRDLVKACLNQTELQLREKGGSSRGVKTFIQLMSAWRYLDRPLEVLSYEKILSHLGQVLSFAQLEDLIRDRLVNFSSRLVIVHLPKQGYHQAKDQYLAQSLAQEKAQASDSEIEALIQENKDLKAYQEAPDSPEAQASLPQLTLADIEAEITDASEEEINHPTLAKLLYHPQVASQGIAYFNFSFSANHLNSDQLFLLKTWTILLGALGTASYTYEEIEVKLIQLTAGLTTRPKIYLDSQEPGQFNLQVQASFAAMADKSQAALDLVKEILTSTRFDDHKRIKNILDRVKYQMEQQFDQAGHQLAMGLLKAQYSSAQATSQALGGLDYYDQLADFLADFDQALPGLLEDLAHFQEQVLFSNTATIAVTASPNDKDRLIGQVQAFLADLPQSDQAGLDHMKNPAPLHEAGNIGLMSNSNVQYVVQGGPLTDLKASQRGQLPVFTNIMSNEILHEKIRAQAGAYGAGLSMSPAGGVLAYSYRDPHLKQSLAVYQNMDQSFKDLDLNPDFVEQRIIGSLTHYQYPLTPKEVNALKLKRYFCKQSKADLEREFSDLIHTRQEDLLVLNDTVSQVMDDAKIVVYGNREKLQANQELFDQLRELKRD, from the coding sequence GTGAATAAGGAAAACCATGGTTTTGTTGAAAGTGAAAAAATCGTTTCAAAAGAGCAAGGAGCGGTCATCCACCAATTTCGCCATTCGGCTTCAGGGGGCCAAGTGATTTGGATTGAAAACGATGACCCTCACCGGGCCTTTGGAATCGGCTTTTTAACCCCGGCCAAGGATTCTACCGGGGTGGCCCATATTGTTGAACATACGGTCCTGTCTGGCTCGCGGAAGTATCCCGTCAAAGACCCCTTCATGTACATGCTCAAAAGCTCCATGAATACTTTTTTAAATGCCATGACTTATAAGGACATGACCCTCTTTCCGATTTCGTCCATGAATGAGACCGACTTTGAAAACTTAATGTCGATTTATTTGGATGCGGTCTTTTTCCCGCGGATGTATGAAGAAGAAAATATCTTCCGCCAAGAAGGCTACCATAAGGAGCTCCATCATCCGGAAGATCCCATCACTATTACCGGGGTGGTCTACAATGAAATGCGGGGTGTTTATTCCGATCCGGATGCGGAGGTCTGCCAGCAAATTGATGCCAACTTCCATCCTAAGACGAGTGTGGCTTATGAATCGGGCGGTTATCCCTATGATATTCCTAAACTCTCCTACCAAGATTTTCTTGCCTTCCATAAGAAACACTACCGGCCTGATAACGCCTTAGTCGTTGTTTACGGAGATGTTGATATATATCGGGTTCTTGGCCAGATTGATGGGGAGTATTTCGCTCATTTCCAAGCCGGCGATGATCCGATCCAATTAGACTTAGCTGACCTTCCCGAAGGCGACCAGCGGATGACCCTTTATTTTGATGCTGATGGGAAGCAGGAGGAAGAAGGGCTGGCTTACCTGTCCTATAATATTCCTTTTTCAAAAAATCAGACGGTTGAAGATGGCTTTTTATACGGGATTATCATGAACGCCCTAGCCAACGGCGAGTCCAGCCCCCTCCACAAGGCTCTAGTCGAAGGTGGCTACTGCCAAGATGTGTCGGTCTATAGTTCAGGAACCTATTACAATGACTTTTCCCTGGTCTTAGAAAAGGTCAATCCTGACCAGGTCGATACCATTATTGAAGTGATTGAAAGGACCTTAAAGAAAATTGCCGACCAGGGCTTAGACCGCGACTTGGTCAAGGCCTGCCTCAACCAAACCGAGCTCCAGCTCCGGGAAAAGGGCGGATCTTCACGGGGAGTCAAGACCTTTATCCAATTAATGTCGGCTTGGCGCTATCTAGACCGCCCGCTTGAAGTCTTGTCCTATGAAAAGATCCTCAGTCACTTGGGCCAAGTTCTCTCATTCGCTCAACTTGAAGACTTAATCCGAGACCGTCTCGTTAACTTCAGTTCGCGCTTAGTCATTGTCCACCTTCCTAAGCAGGGTTACCACCAGGCCAAAGATCAATACTTGGCCCAAAGTCTGGCCCAAGAAAAGGCCCAGGCTAGTGATAGTGAGATCGAGGCTTTGATTCAAGAGAATAAAGATTTGAAGGCTTACCAAGAAGCTCCCGATAGTCCAGAAGCCCAAGCCAGTCTACCACAACTGACCCTGGCTGATATTGAAGCAGAAATTACCGATGCCAGTGAAGAAGAGATCAATCACCCGACCTTAGCTAAGCTGCTCTACCATCCCCAAGTAGCTAGCCAAGGGATTGCCTACTTTAATTTCAGTTTTTCGGCCAACCATTTAAACAGTGACCAGCTCTTTTTATTAAAGACCTGGACCATTCTATTAGGGGCCTTGGGAACGGCTTCCTATACTTATGAAGAGATCGAAGTCAAATTAATCCAGTTAACTGCTGGTTTAACCACCCGGCCAAAAATTTATCTGGATAGCCAAGAGCCAGGTCAGTTTAACTTGCAGGTCCAAGCCAGTTTTGCGGCCATGGCGGATAAGAGTCAAGCTGCCCTGGACTTAGTCAAAGAGATCTTAACCAGCACCCGCTTTGATGACCACAAGCGGATTAAGAATATCCTTGACCGGGTCAAATACCAAATGGAGCAGCAATTTGACCAAGCGGGCCATCAATTAGCCATGGGGCTACTCAAAGCCCAATATTCATCGGCTCAAGCGACTAGTCAAGCCCTGGGCGGCCTAGATTACTATGACCAATTAGCTGACTTCTTAGCCGACTTTGACCAAGCTCTCCCAGGCCTCCTTGAAGACTTAGCCCATTTCCAAGAGCAAGTGCTCTTCTCAAATACGGCAACAATAGCGGTGACGGCGAGTCCAAATGACAAAGACCGCTTGATCGGCCAAGTCCAAGCCTTTTTAGCCGACTTGCCGCAAAGCGACCAAGCCGGACTAGACCATATGAAAAATCCCGCTCCCTTACATGAGGCGGGTAATATTGGCCTGATGTCCAATAGTAATGTCCAATATGTGGTCCAAGGCGGCCCCTTAACCGACTTGAAGGCTAGCCAAAGAGGTCAGCTCCCAGTCTTTACCAATATTATGAGTAATGAAATCCTCCATGAAAAGATCCGGGCCCAAGCAGGAGCTTATGGGGCGGGGCTGTCCATGAGTCCTGCTGGTGGGGTCTTAGCTTATTCCTACCGCGACCCCCATTTGAAACAAAGTCTAGCAGTCTACCAAAATATGGACCAATCCTTTAAAGACTTAGACTTAAATCCAGACTTTGTCGAACAGCGGATTATTGGTTCCCTGACCCATTACCAGTATCCACTGACCCCTAAAGAAGTCAATGCCCTTAAACTAAAACGCTACTTCTGTAAGCAAAGTAAGGCTGACTTAGAGCGGGAATTTTCTGACCTCATCCATACCCGGCAAGAAGACTTACTGGTGCTCAATGACACCGTCAGTCAAGTAATGGATGACGCCAAGATTGTGGTTTATGGTAACCGGGAGAAATTACAGGCCAATCAAGAGCTCTTTGACCAATTAAGAGAATTAAAACGTGACTAG
- a CDS encoding dCTP deaminase/dUTPase family protein — protein sequence MAKRGFEIVSSYQDQGIHLPQRQTTSAAGYDIEAAERVVLPSFWSAAVKAASGQDQGDLTKITQPTLVPTGLKAYMPSDEYLQIISRSSNPWKRNLTLPNGVGIIDSDYYNNANNEGHIYVQLLNFGLEDVVIEKGERIAQGIFTPYLKTDQDNGGLKERSGGFGSSGQ from the coding sequence ATGGCAAAAAGAGGATTTGAAATTGTCAGTTCCTACCAAGATCAAGGGATACATCTGCCCCAAAGGCAAACCACTTCAGCGGCTGGTTATGACATTGAAGCCGCTGAACGGGTGGTTCTACCCTCCTTTTGGTCGGCTGCGGTCAAAGCAGCTAGTGGCCAAGACCAAGGCGACCTGACTAAGATTACCCAACCCACCCTGGTTCCCACCGGACTCAAGGCCTATATGCCTAGTGATGAGTACCTGCAAATTATTTCCCGGTCCAGTAACCCTTGGAAACGTAACCTCACCCTACCTAATGGGGTGGGGATTATTGATAGTGACTACTATAATAATGCCAATAATGAAGGCCATATCTATGTCCAACTGCTCAACTTTGGTTTGGAAGATGTGGTAATTGAGAAGGGTGAGCGAATTGCCCAGGGAATTTTTACCCCCTATCTGAAAACTGACCAAGATAATGGAGGTCTGAAAGAGCGTAGCGGTGGTTTTGGCAGTTCCGGCCAGTAA
- the radA gene encoding DNA repair protein RadA → MAKKKRKTVYTCQACGYESPQWYGKCPQCGAWNTLEEEVIAGKPIRQAGTEVNQKKAKPERLKEVSQAEEKRVKTGLGEFNRVLGGGVVPGSLVLIGGDPGIGKSTLLLQVAKQLSDNGSRGLYVSGEESLHQIKMRADRLGYHDADFFVYAETDLLAIEAAISDTQADFVVIDSIQTMVHPNNESLAGSVSQVREATGELMHIAKSSGIAIFVVGHVTKEGNIAGPRILEHMVDTVLYLEGEKHNTFRILRAVKNRFGSTNEIGVFDMKSQGLEEVTNPSQLFLEERLMGANGSAVVASMEGTRPILTEIQALLSATAFGNARRTASGLDYSRVTLIMAVLEKRAHLMLQNQDAYLKSTGGVKLDEPAIDLAIAVAVASSYWEKETQASDCFVGEIGLTGEIRRISRINERIQEAEKLGFKRIFIPYGNLQGLAIDSQDIEIIGAKTLTQVLKEVFPPQGR, encoded by the coding sequence ATGGCTAAAAAGAAGCGAAAAACCGTCTATACTTGCCAGGCCTGTGGTTATGAATCGCCCCAGTGGTATGGGAAATGTCCCCAGTGTGGAGCGTGGAATACCCTGGAAGAGGAAGTGATTGCGGGTAAGCCCATCCGCCAAGCTGGGACAGAGGTCAATCAGAAAAAAGCCAAGCCTGAACGCCTCAAGGAAGTCAGCCAGGCGGAAGAAAAACGGGTAAAGACTGGCCTAGGCGAATTTAACCGAGTCCTCGGTGGCGGGGTAGTCCCTGGCTCCTTGGTCCTGATTGGTGGTGATCCTGGTATTGGGAAGTCGACCCTGCTCCTCCAGGTGGCTAAGCAATTAAGTGATAATGGTAGTCGGGGCCTCTATGTTTCTGGGGAAGAAAGTTTGCATCAAATCAAGATGCGGGCTGACCGCTTAGGCTACCACGATGCGGATTTCTTTGTTTATGCCGAAACCGACCTCTTAGCCATTGAAGCGGCTATTTCTGATACCCAGGCGGATTTTGTGGTGATTGACTCCATCCAAACCATGGTCCATCCCAATAATGAATCTTTAGCCGGTAGTGTCAGCCAGGTCAGAGAAGCGACCGGAGAACTCATGCATATCGCCAAAAGTTCTGGAATCGCCATCTTTGTAGTCGGCCATGTGACCAAGGAAGGTAATATTGCCGGACCGCGGATTCTCGAACATATGGTGGACACGGTTTTATACTTGGAAGGGGAGAAGCACAACACTTTCCGGATCCTAAGAGCGGTCAAAAACCGTTTTGGGTCGACCAATGAAATCGGCGTTTTTGACATGAAAAGTCAGGGCCTAGAAGAGGTCACCAACCCTAGCCAGCTCTTTTTAGAAGAACGGCTCATGGGAGCCAATGGGTCGGCAGTGGTTGCATCGATGGAAGGCACCCGGCCCATCCTAACCGAAATCCAAGCCCTCTTGTCGGCCACGGCCTTTGGTAATGCCCGTCGTACGGCCAGTGGTTTGGACTATTCCCGGGTGACCCTCATTATGGCGGTCTTAGAGAAGCGGGCCCATCTCATGCTGCAGAACCAAGATGCCTACCTCAAGTCAACCGGTGGGGTTAAACTGGATGAACCAGCTATTGATCTGGCTATTGCTGTGGCGGTGGCTTCCAGTTACTGGGAGAAGGAGACCCAGGCCAGCGATTGCTTTGTGGGGGAGATTGGCTTGACAGGTGAAATTCGTCGGATTTCCCGGATTAATGAACGGATCCAAGAGGCGGAAAAATTAGGCTTTAAACGAATTTTTATCCCTTATGGTAACCTGCAAGGGCTAGCGATTGATAGTCAAGACATTGAAATTATTGGTGCCAAGACCCTGACCCAAGTTCTTAAAGAAGTCTTTCCCCCTCAAGGGAGATAG
- a CDS encoding PIN/TRAM domain-containing protein, with protein MKRLDVWAKIIDFLWLLVGAGFGYYLLPILWRWTNLSHTFVNQAWINIIIGALIFLILIKLLEPLEKKLVRRLEKEIRDLPISNILIALLGIVMGLILAWLINIPLIALDIYFISNVLPVVLTILFAFLGYFVLWVKSDEILAFFRNIRISNLRDRVQDKETASDEEEAESEPSPAKSDKESGQESAAWENFKPYKILDTSVIIDGRILDVLKTGIIEGTILVPNFVLKELQYIADSSDASKRVRGRRGLDILNAIQALDDLPVEFYAGDFEEEEEVDLKLLLLAKEVNGVVVTNDYNLNKVSHFHQIKVLNLNELANAMKTVVIPGDRMQVHIIKKGTERQQGVGYLDDGTMIVVEEGRLHMDEEVEVEVTSAIQTNAGKMIFAKLAED; from the coding sequence ATGAAACGATTAGATGTATGGGCCAAGATTATTGATTTTCTGTGGTTATTAGTGGGAGCAGGTTTTGGTTACTATCTCCTCCCCATCTTATGGCGGTGGACCAATTTGTCTCACACCTTTGTTAATCAAGCGTGGATTAATATCATCATTGGAGCACTTATTTTTCTAATTCTTATTAAATTATTAGAACCACTTGAAAAGAAACTGGTCAGACGTTTAGAGAAGGAGATTCGCGATCTACCGATCAGCAATATCCTCATCGCCCTCTTAGGGATTGTTATGGGGCTGATTCTGGCTTGGTTGATTAATATTCCTTTGATTGCCTTGGATATTTACTTTATCAGTAATGTCTTGCCGGTCGTTCTGACCATTCTCTTTGCATTTTTAGGGTATTTTGTCCTCTGGGTGAAGAGTGATGAAATCCTGGCCTTCTTCCGTAATATTCGTATTAGTAATTTACGAGACCGTGTCCAAGACAAGGAGACTGCTAGTGACGAAGAGGAGGCTGAAAGTGAGCCTAGCCCAGCCAAGTCCGACAAGGAGTCGGGGCAAGAGAGCGCAGCTTGGGAAAACTTCAAGCCCTATAAGATATTGGATACCAGTGTCATTATTGATGGTCGGATTCTGGATGTCTTAAAGACGGGGATTATCGAAGGGACGATTTTAGTGCCCAACTTTGTCCTCAAGGAACTCCAATACATTGCCGATTCCTCCGATGCCTCTAAGCGGGTCCGGGGACGGCGGGGGTTAGATATTTTAAATGCGATCCAAGCCCTAGACGACTTACCGGTTGAATTTTATGCGGGCGACTTTGAAGAAGAGGAAGAAGTGGATTTGAAGTTGCTGCTACTGGCTAAGGAAGTCAATGGGGTGGTCGTGACCAACGACTATAATCTCAATAAGGTCAGCCATTTCCATCAAATTAAGGTTCTTAATTTGAACGAGTTAGCCAATGCCATGAAGACCGTGGTGATTCCTGGTGACCGCATGCAAGTTCATATCATTAAAAAAGGGACCGAACGCCAACAAGGTGTCGGTTACTTGGATGATGGGACCATGATTGTGGTGGAAGAAGGACGTCTGCATATGGATGAAGAAGTTGAAGTCGAAGTGACTAGTGCCATTCAAACCAATGCGGGTAAGATGATTTTTGCCAAATTAGCCGAAGATTAA
- a CDS encoding Cof-type HAD-IIB family hydrolase, which yields MPNLENVRLIAIDMDKTLITDSGELPDRFESLVKELSQVDVLVAIASGRPNYTLKAMFPHLEDQIAFISDNGGYVSYQGQALYQELIDPKDYQAMVRFAQSIPDNVGVLCGLDGAYVAKEAKLYDQALRYYYYQLNYVDDLTQQDLPANKFTIYLPHNNSKAQHDQAYAPKFGDDFSVAVSGLDWIDITALGVDKGQGISHLGQAEGISPQEMLAIGDNYNDIPMLEVAQYSYAVANAHDDIKAVAKYLAPSNNDHGVIQVMDQVLQAKQA from the coding sequence ATGCCCAACTTAGAAAATGTCCGCCTCATTGCTATCGATATGGATAAGACCCTGATTACCGATAGTGGCGAACTTCCCGATCGCTTCGAAAGCCTGGTAAAAGAGCTTAGCCAAGTCGATGTCTTGGTCGCTATTGCTAGCGGCCGACCCAACTATACCTTAAAAGCCATGTTCCCCCACTTAGAAGACCAAATCGCTTTTATCTCCGATAACGGCGGTTATGTCAGCTACCAAGGTCAAGCCCTTTACCAAGAATTAATTGACCCCAAGGACTACCAAGCCATGGTCCGCTTTGCCCAATCCATTCCCGATAATGTTGGGGTCCTATGTGGCTTAGACGGGGCCTATGTCGCTAAGGAAGCCAAGCTTTATGATCAAGCCTTGCGCTATTACTACTACCAGCTCAATTATGTGGATGACTTGACCCAGCAAGACCTTCCAGCCAATAAATTCACCATTTACCTACCTCATAACAATAGTAAGGCCCAGCATGACCAAGCCTACGCCCCCAAATTTGGGGATGACTTCTCCGTTGCCGTATCGGGCTTGGACTGGATTGACATCACGGCTCTTGGCGTTGACAAGGGCCAAGGTATTAGCCACTTAGGCCAGGCAGAAGGAATTTCTCCCCAAGAAATGCTAGCTATCGGTGATAATTATAACGATATCCCCATGCTGGAAGTTGCCCAATACAGCTATGCCGTTGCCAACGCCCATGACGATATTAAGGCGGTTGCCAAATACCTGGCCCCCTCTAACAATGACCATGGCGTTATTCAAGTCATGGATCAAGTCCTCCAAGCTAAACAAGCTTAA